A genomic region of Pseudocalidococcus azoricus BACA0444 contains the following coding sequences:
- a CDS encoding folate/biopterin family MFS transporter, translating to MIVDPPAETLVIPVPPTRTGFKGWLTRTVFLGQEPTPELLAILLVYFVQGILGLARLAVSFFFKDELGLTPAEVAALMGVVALPWVLKPLFGLLSDSLPLFGYRRRSYLILSGFLGCGAWVYLALGVTAPWQATLAIALSSLAIAVSDVIVDSLVVERARGESVGTAGTLQSLCWGATAVGGIITAYLSGQLLAHFSTDTIFLITATFPLLVSGVAGFIHETPLTERPKFSATWTHILNVAQALKQKQIWLPVAFLFLWQATPSSDSAFFFFTTNELGFDPEFLGRVRLVTSLAALLGVWIFQRFLRGLPVRTIFLWSTILSAALGMTTLLLVTHVNRGLGIDDHWFSLGDSLILTVMGQIAFMPVLVLAARLCPPGIEATLFALLMAISNLANLVSHETGALLTHWLGISDQEFGQLWILVVVANLSTLLPLPLLNWLPDQAPTFPTLVSAAVAEGSELESITSG from the coding sequence ATGATTGTTGACCCCCCTGCCGAAACCCTGGTCATTCCAGTACCGCCCACCAGAACGGGATTCAAGGGCTGGCTGACGCGTACCGTGTTTTTGGGACAAGAACCCACCCCGGAACTCTTGGCAATCCTGCTGGTGTATTTTGTCCAGGGGATTTTAGGGCTGGCGCGCCTAGCTGTGAGCTTCTTTTTTAAGGATGAGTTGGGACTGACTCCGGCAGAGGTGGCCGCCTTGATGGGGGTTGTGGCTTTACCTTGGGTTTTGAAGCCCTTGTTTGGGTTGCTTTCCGATAGTTTGCCTCTGTTTGGGTATCGGCGGCGTTCCTACTTGATTTTGTCTGGTTTTTTGGGCTGCGGGGCCTGGGTTTATCTGGCTTTGGGAGTAACAGCCCCTTGGCAAGCCACCTTGGCCATTGCCCTTAGTTCTTTGGCCATTGCTGTGAGTGATGTGATTGTGGACTCCCTAGTGGTGGAACGGGCCAGGGGAGAGTCTGTTGGCACAGCGGGAACCTTGCAGTCTCTTTGTTGGGGCGCAACGGCCGTGGGCGGCATTATCACAGCTTATTTGAGTGGACAGCTTTTGGCCCACTTCAGTACGGATACGATTTTTTTAATCACGGCTACCTTTCCACTGCTTGTTTCTGGGGTCGCTGGCTTCATCCATGAAACCCCTCTCACAGAGCGGCCGAAATTCTCCGCCACTTGGACGCATATTCTCAATGTTGCCCAGGCCCTGAAGCAGAAACAAATTTGGCTCCCTGTGGCCTTCTTGTTTCTCTGGCAAGCCACCCCCAGTTCCGACTCGGCGTTTTTCTTCTTCACAACCAATGAGCTAGGCTTCGATCCGGAATTTTTGGGGCGGGTTCGCTTAGTCACCAGTTTGGCTGCCCTGTTGGGGGTGTGGATTTTTCAGCGGTTTTTACGGGGATTACCCGTCCGGACAATTTTTCTCTGGAGTACAATTCTCTCGGCGGCGTTGGGGATGACAACGCTGTTGTTGGTTACCCATGTTAATCGGGGCCTGGGTATTGATGATCACTGGTTTAGTTTGGGGGATAGCTTAATCCTGACGGTGATGGGACAAATTGCCTTTATGCCGGTGTTGGTATTGGCCGCCCGCCTCTGTCCGCCGGGAATTGAAGCGACACTGTTTGCCCTTTTAATGGCCATCTCTAATTTGGCCAATTTGGTCTCCCATGAAACCGGCGCGCTCTTGACCCATTGGCTAGGAATTTCTGACCAGGAGTTTGGGCAACTGTGGATTTTGGTGGTGGTGGCAAATCTGAGTACGCTGCTGCCGTTGCCCCTGCTAAATTGGCTCCCAGACCAGGCCCCAACTTTTCCGACCCTAGTTTCCGCTGCTGTTGCTGAAGGATCTGAATTGGAATCCATTACGAGCGGTTAA
- a CDS encoding NAD(P)/FAD-dependent oxidoreductase: MTNLTPIPIQGDPSGDVFDVIIVGAGLAGLVCGQELQASGQRVLILEKSAGLGGRIATRRIGADCWLDHGVPAWMAPQGFDDFPDWPQWQALTTELLTKQMIQAWPEFIPTQPLEPSYFQAYAAPQGMTAIAKHLAPGLAIARQQRATNIHVNPDTQLWQVTTLNSKELTQAWWSKTLVLAIPAPQAHALCHPLSDQGLAREFLCHLGQVSYDPCLTVMVGFDPELGSALPPLPRLALEDPLIRWWAWDSQKRPQPAPPVIVLHSTPEYAQANLETVSLDEVGYTLWESVRKPYNLPDALAIPNWLQVHRWRYAQVTQGYPRPYLAAPMSPTLICCGDWCGQTNKAWGLGRAWQSGIETAKRLKSPLP, translated from the coding sequence ATGACTAACCTGACTCCAATTCCGATCCAGGGTGATCCCAGTGGTGATGTTTTTGATGTCATTATCGTTGGGGCTGGTTTGGCGGGACTCGTCTGTGGGCAAGAGTTACAGGCATCTGGACAACGGGTTTTAATTTTAGAAAAGTCTGCTGGCCTGGGGGGGCGAATTGCAACTCGGCGGATTGGCGCAGATTGTTGGCTCGATCATGGTGTCCCGGCCTGGATGGCCCCCCAAGGCTTTGACGATTTTCCCGATTGGCCCCAGTGGCAAGCCTTAACAACTGAGCTATTAACCAAGCAAATGATCCAGGCCTGGCCCGAGTTTATCCCTACTCAACCCTTAGAACCAAGTTATTTTCAAGCCTATGCCGCGCCCCAAGGGATGACCGCCATTGCCAAACATTTAGCCCCAGGCCTGGCCATTGCACGGCAACAACGGGCAACCAATATTCATGTCAATCCAGATACTCAACTTTGGCAAGTAACTACTCTCAACTCCAAGGAACTCACCCAGGCCTGGTGGTCTAAGACCTTAGTTCTAGCGATTCCGGCTCCCCAGGCCCACGCACTTTGCCACCCCTTGAGTGATCAGGGCCTGGCCCGAGAGTTTCTCTGCCATTTAGGTCAAGTTAGCTATGATCCCTGCCTGACGGTGATGGTTGGGTTTGATCCAGAGTTGGGATCGGCACTCCCCCCCTTACCTCGGCTGGCTCTGGAGGATCCTCTAATTCGTTGGTGGGCCTGGGATAGTCAAAAGCGACCGCAGCCGGCCCCCCCTGTGATTGTTCTCCACAGCACCCCGGAATATGCCCAGGCCAATCTTGAGACTGTTTCCCTAGATGAAGTTGGTTATACACTCTGGGAGTCAGTCCGAAAACCCTACAATTTACCTGATGCGTTGGCCATCCCCAACTGGTTGCAAGTCCACCGCTGGCGATATGCTCAAGTGACTCAAGGCTACCCCCGGCCCTATCTCGCCGCCCCGATGTCACCGACTTTGATCTGTTGTGGTGATTGGTGTGGGCAAACTAACAAAGCCTGGGGACTAGGGCGGGCCTGGCAATCTGGAATTGAAACTGCCAAGCGTCTGAAATCACCCCTGCCTTAA
- the ligA gene encoding NAD-dependent DNA ligase LigA: MRDHSSQSQIFAVEAQIHQLRQLIHQASYAYYALDNPIMEDAVYDQLYHELQALERQYPQYITPDSPTQRVGEKPASQFNSVQHRIPLYSLENAFDLGEMQAWQDRWQRYWQTNQDQTLPQPEYVCELKIDGSALALTYGNGILIRGATRGDGSSGEDITPNVRTIRAIPLKLNWDNPPALIEIRGEAFLGLDVFHRINQEREAKGEALFANPRNAAAGTLRQLDARIVSQRQLDFFAYTLHLPDTDDLSPANFPGPAPTTQWHSLELLQSIGFKVNPNRQLCHDLTAVQAYYAHWATGRLTLPYLTDGVVIKLNDLGVQQGLGFTQKFPRWAIAWKYEPEQAITEVLDITVQVGRTGALTPVAELKPVQLAGTTVSRATLHNRERVTELDLQIGDRVVVHKAGEIIPEVLRVFPELRQGNTQPFIFPSHCPECHQPVIQPENEAVTRCVNPSCPAIVKGSLLHWVSRQALDVDGLGEKIITQLVEKGWVKDVADLYALQAPQLANLDRMGAKSATNIITGLEKSKTKPWDKVLYGLGIRHVGAVNAQLIAAEFPSAAQLSQASLESLNGIHGIGPEIAQAVVDWWQDPANQTLISRLSQAGLQLTTPEPQKSENSQPQTLSGKTFVITGTLPSLSREEAKMLILQAGGKVTDSVSQKTSYVLVGANAGNKLTKAQTLRIPCLSEAELVEMLQ, encoded by the coding sequence ATGCGTGATCACAGCAGCCAAAGCCAGATTTTTGCGGTTGAAGCCCAAATTCATCAACTGCGGCAACTGATCCACCAGGCCAGCTATGCCTACTATGCCCTGGATAATCCGATTATGGAGGATGCCGTCTATGACCAGCTTTATCACGAACTCCAGGCCCTAGAACGCCAATATCCCCAATACATTACCCCCGATAGTCCGACACAACGGGTTGGCGAAAAACCTGCCAGTCAATTTAATTCGGTGCAGCATCGGATTCCGTTATACAGCCTGGAAAATGCTTTTGATCTGGGGGAGATGCAGGCCTGGCAAGATCGCTGGCAACGCTATTGGCAAACAAATCAGGATCAAACTTTGCCCCAACCGGAATATGTCTGTGAACTAAAAATTGATGGCTCGGCGTTGGCCTTGACCTATGGAAATGGAATTTTAATCCGGGGGGCAACGCGAGGAGATGGCAGTTCTGGGGAAGATATTACCCCCAATGTTCGGACGATTCGCGCCATTCCCCTCAAACTCAACTGGGACAATCCCCCCGCACTGATCGAAATTCGAGGAGAGGCATTTTTAGGGTTAGATGTCTTTCACCGCATTAACCAAGAGCGAGAAGCCAAAGGAGAAGCCCTGTTTGCCAATCCCCGTAACGCCGCGGCTGGAACCCTACGTCAACTGGATGCCCGGATTGTCTCCCAACGGCAACTGGATTTTTTTGCTTACACGTTACACCTGCCCGACACGGATGATTTAAGTCCAGCCAATTTCCCAGGCCCCGCGCCCACAACCCAATGGCATAGTCTGGAACTGTTGCAATCCATCGGCTTTAAGGTCAATCCGAATCGGCAACTCTGTCACGATTTAACCGCAGTCCAGGCCTATTATGCTCACTGGGCCACGGGACGATTAACGCTGCCCTATTTAACTGATGGGGTAGTGATTAAGCTGAATGATTTAGGGGTACAGCAGGGCCTGGGGTTTACGCAAAAATTTCCCCGTTGGGCGATTGCTTGGAAGTACGAACCGGAACAGGCGATCACTGAGGTGTTGGATATTACGGTGCAAGTGGGCCGGACAGGAGCCTTAACCCCTGTGGCAGAACTTAAACCAGTCCAATTAGCGGGAACGACAGTTTCTCGGGCCACCCTTCACAACCGCGAGCGCGTCACTGAGTTAGACCTTCAGATTGGGGATCGGGTTGTCGTGCACAAAGCCGGGGAAATTATTCCAGAAGTGTTACGAGTATTTCCAGAATTACGCCAGGGCAATACCCAACCGTTTATTTTTCCGAGCCACTGCCCCGAATGTCACCAACCTGTGATTCAACCCGAAAATGAGGCTGTAACCCGCTGTGTGAATCCCAGTTGTCCGGCAATTGTGAAAGGTTCCTTGCTCCATTGGGTCAGTCGTCAGGCCTTGGATGTGGATGGCCTGGGGGAGAAAATTATTACCCAATTAGTCGAAAAAGGCTGGGTTAAGGATGTGGCGGATCTCTATGCCCTCCAGGCCCCGCAACTGGCTAACCTAGACCGAATGGGGGCAAAATCGGCTACGAATATCATCACTGGCCTGGAAAAATCCAAAACCAAACCTTGGGACAAAGTTCTCTATGGCCTGGGGATTCGTCATGTCGGGGCGGTCAATGCTCAACTGATTGCGGCGGAATTTCCCAGTGCGGCCCAACTCTCCCAGGCCAGCCTTGAGAGCTTAAATGGGATTCACGGAATTGGCCCAGAAATTGCCCAGGCCGTGGTGGATTGGTGGCAAGATCCCGCTAACCAGACCTTAATCAGCCGCTTATCCCAGGCCGGCCTGCAACTGACCACTCCAGAGCCTCAAAAATCAGAAAATTCTCAACCCCAAACCTTGAGCGGTAAAACCTTCGTGATTACTGGCACTCTCCCCAGCCTCAGTCGCGAGGAAGCCAAAATGCTGATTCTCCAGGCCGGGGGTAAAGTAACGGACAGTGTGAGTCAGAAAACTAGCTATGTCCTTGTCGGTGCCAATGCCGGGAATAAACTGACCAAAGCGCAAACCCTGAGGATTCCCTGCCTCTCAGAAGCCGAACTTGTAGAAATGTTGCAGTAA
- a CDS encoding V4R domain-containing protein has protein sequence MVTSQNMAAHLTSRSTLQPLATQTLRSRHPERRNHFSLDEHLHFNRAQGTIHDWHQARNILVTEDFIVGMITGLEQEVGPASTLVMYKIGEEWGLKDADFFQRNFRQEYNRELRQTNLSFLFEAWWWPFVTQGWGNWDIDLSEQKNGFMFINIFDSVVARTLGDVGKPVCYLYAGMFAGFFTGLIKKSLGCIEIQCYAMGETYCKFLVGKQERIDAASFWQNEGASASDIEKRMKNGQLSP, from the coding sequence ATGGTTACATCTCAAAATATGGCTGCTCATCTTACTAGTCGTAGTACGCTCCAGCCTCTTGCAACCCAAACTCTTCGCTCAAGACACCCTGAACGTCGGAATCACTTTAGTTTAGACGAACATTTGCACTTCAATCGGGCACAGGGAACCATCCACGACTGGCATCAAGCTCGGAACATTCTTGTCACTGAAGATTTTATTGTGGGCATGATTACTGGCCTGGAGCAGGAAGTTGGCCCCGCCTCAACCTTGGTGATGTACAAAATTGGGGAAGAGTGGGGCTTAAAAGATGCCGACTTTTTTCAACGAAACTTCCGACAAGAATATAACCGCGAATTGCGCCAAACCAATTTGAGCTTTTTGTTCGAGGCCTGGTGGTGGCCCTTTGTCACCCAAGGGTGGGGCAATTGGGATATTGATTTATCGGAGCAGAAAAATGGCTTCATGTTTATCAATATCTTTGATTCTGTTGTTGCTCGAACCTTAGGGGATGTGGGAAAACCGGTTTGCTATCTTTATGCCGGAATGTTTGCTGGATTTTTCACAGGCCTGATTAAAAAATCCCTCGGTTGTATCGAAATTCAATGCTATGCGATGGGGGAAACCTACTGTAAATTTCTTGTGGGTAAGCAGGAACGGATTGATGCCGCTTCATTCTGGCAAAACGAAGGTGCCTCCGCAAGCGATATTGAAAAACGGATGAAAAATGGGCAACTTTCCCCCTAG
- a CDS encoding globin family protein, with protein MLTQLDRLTTEADGRFATAAELKFLRDYLDTVNGRVETYQKIGAAADSIVSEIQQRQLSAKSSCYTFSGKDQASICRRDLTNAIRLSATAMLFADLDLLRDGFVLWYRTIVKSFNYSHMAENTYGKQLPDMMKKLLSPLEYTYMQPILSLNHSILSQ; from the coding sequence ATGTTAACTCAATTAGATCGCTTGACCACAGAAGCCGATGGCCGGTTTGCAACTGCCGCAGAGTTAAAATTTCTGCGAGACTATTTAGATACTGTGAATGGGCGGGTCGAAACCTACCAGAAAATTGGCGCAGCAGCAGACAGTATAGTCTCAGAAATCCAACAGCGGCAGTTGTCAGCTAAATCCAGTTGCTACACGTTTAGCGGCAAGGATCAAGCCAGTATTTGTCGCCGGGACTTAACCAATGCAATTCGTCTTAGTGCCACCGCGATGTTGTTTGCAGATTTGGATTTACTCCGGGACGGCTTTGTACTTTGGTATCGCACCATTGTCAAGTCCTTTAACTATAGCCACATGGCTGAAAACACCTATGGCAAACAACTGCCAGACATGATGAAGAAACTGTTATCCCCCCTGGAATACACCTATATGCAACCCATCTTGTCCTTGAATCATTCGATTTTGTCCCAGTAA
- a CDS encoding globin family protein, which translates to MFKQLTRLANEADGRFASPSELKFLKDYLETVETRMSAYSKVRDAETTITEELGATLQAQSPYIFQKGKQDHSAVCQRDRQHVLRISATSMLFGDLDSLREGFLLWYRTIINAFRDQKASQATYKVLPNIVNAHLTPEEAKLMQPALELDKSILGE; encoded by the coding sequence ATGTTTAAGCAGTTAACCCGTTTAGCCAATGAAGCCGATGGTCGGTTTGCTAGCCCCTCCGAATTAAAATTTCTCAAAGACTACCTAGAAACCGTAGAGACGCGCATGAGTGCCTACAGCAAAGTTCGGGATGCTGAGACGACCATTACGGAAGAATTAGGTGCTACCCTCCAGGCCCAAAGTCCTTACATTTTCCAGAAAGGCAAGCAAGACCATAGTGCCGTCTGTCAACGAGATCGCCAGCACGTTTTACGGATCTCGGCCACATCCATGTTGTTTGGTGACTTGGATTCTTTGCGGGAAGGTTTTCTTCTTTGGTACCGGACAATTATCAATGCCTTCCGGGATCAAAAAGCCTCCCAGGCCACCTACAAAGTCCTACCCAATATCGTTAATGCCCACCTGACTCCAGAAGAGGCCAAACTGATGCAACCAGCCTTAGAGCTAGATAAATCCATCTTGGGTGAATAA